In Polaribacter sp. L3A8, a genomic segment contains:
- a CDS encoding family 78 glycoside hydrolase catalytic domain — MNNFFNTSLKWKSGTILTILFLALLSSCKSGNSEILEVNDLRCEYRVNPLGIDNTAPRLSWKLVDQHQKRGQKQTAFQILVASSLDNLNNNIGDLWDSGKTETNASVNNVYAGKKLASNQACFWKVKVWDAANKESNWSDSGKFSMGLLKSEDWKGDWIYKADQKKIDHNWYRKTFTLSENATSAFVHVGSFGYHELYVNGEKVTDNVLNPVASYMKKRIPYLTYDIADKLKKGNNVIAVWHAAGWARWTRIREYRMVPFVFKAQAEIVAGGENITLKTDETWKTKKSNSEYYGDWDILRFGGETIDDSKREDDWNTAQYNDSNWMNASVYDYEVLNAKIPEGNNISFALNSNKNREVRALYSPIKAELSAQMVEPQVKFKEIKAIEVAKNDDGTYRIDLGENYTGFFEMDLYNGKEGDSILFEISDQTERIMNWSQKSKYIFGKSGKGKFSNRFNVAGGRWVTVYGLKYEPKIADARGYVVTNNRKQISKFESSSAQLNQIYQVNLNTYLANTMDGILVDCPHRERRGWGEVTVAAMYGDALPNFESGAYMDQYLQYTRDAQFPDGQTRAVLNEEDRPFLMWKANNPLTVWETYRMLGDKKVLEDNYQSMQKWMTWLYEHSNYKTGGALIIGEQGKREMPGLGDWCTPRGNFWTSSNSPDAAHFNNCLYAFMLENAMHISEALNKTEDALAYKNRLKVQQEATHKLSYNPETGKYLKGYQVDQAFALLSGVTPASEKEKAEAQLVNNVLYDFPYYDTGSSGQALYTRYFTESGERMDLIYELLRDKHHPSYGYFLEQGKTVWPERWSAVGNSQIHTCYTGIGGYFIKGFGGIRPNPESLGMQNMIIKPAPVGDLTYANTAYESMYGNVVVNWTKKSNTATFHIEVPVNTTAKVFLPAISKEVIKESGVLAENTENITYVGTEKNKAVGNYVIYNVTSGVYNFKVDKLPVTQFPEPLQNTENLAKLGRMNASSMFIQTEKLPVFEAFRVNDEDDETRWLATETKNQYLEVEWVKPQTFNKVVIDEFENNITSYKLQYWDNGTWKDLVSDTTCGANKTHKFDAITATKCRIYIIGAKKAPSISEIKIYQSN, encoded by the coding sequence ATGAATAATTTCTTCAATACAAGTCTAAAATGGAAAAGCGGTACTATACTGACTATACTTTTTTTAGCATTACTATCTAGTTGTAAATCAGGTAATTCAGAAATACTTGAAGTGAATGATTTGCGTTGCGAATACCGAGTAAATCCTTTAGGTATAGATAATACTGCGCCAAGATTAAGTTGGAAGTTAGTTGATCAACATCAAAAAAGAGGACAAAAACAAACAGCGTTTCAAATACTTGTTGCGAGTAGTTTAGATAATTTGAACAATAATATTGGCGATTTATGGGATTCTGGTAAAACGGAAACTAATGCGTCTGTAAATAATGTTTACGCGGGTAAAAAATTAGCATCTAACCAAGCCTGTTTTTGGAAAGTAAAAGTTTGGGATGCTGCAAACAAAGAATCGAATTGGAGTGATTCTGGTAAATTTTCAATGGGACTTTTAAAATCAGAAGATTGGAAAGGGGATTGGATTTACAAAGCAGATCAAAAAAAGATCGATCATAACTGGTATAGAAAAACGTTCACACTTTCAGAAAATGCTACTTCGGCTTTTGTGCACGTAGGATCTTTTGGTTATCATGAATTGTATGTGAACGGTGAAAAAGTTACCGATAATGTATTGAATCCTGTGGCATCTTATATGAAAAAAAGGATTCCTTATTTAACGTATGATATTGCTGATAAATTAAAAAAAGGAAACAATGTTATTGCGGTATGGCACGCTGCTGGTTGGGCACGTTGGACACGTATTCGAGAATATAGAATGGTTCCGTTTGTGTTTAAAGCACAAGCAGAAATTGTTGCAGGAGGAGAAAATATTACTTTAAAAACAGATGAAACTTGGAAAACTAAAAAAAGTAATTCTGAATATTATGGAGATTGGGATATTCTGCGTTTTGGAGGTGAAACGATTGATGATAGCAAAAGAGAAGACGATTGGAATACTGCGCAATATAATGACAGCAATTGGATGAATGCAAGTGTGTACGATTATGAAGTTTTAAATGCTAAAATACCTGAAGGTAACAATATAAGTTTTGCCTTAAACAGTAATAAAAATAGAGAAGTTCGTGCGTTGTATAGTCCAATAAAAGCTGAGTTAAGCGCTCAAATGGTAGAGCCTCAAGTAAAGTTTAAAGAAATAAAAGCTATTGAGGTTGCTAAAAATGATGATGGAACCTATCGTATTGATTTAGGAGAAAACTATACAGGTTTTTTTGAAATGGATTTGTATAATGGAAAGGAAGGTGATTCTATTTTGTTTGAAATTAGTGATCAGACCGAAAGAATTATGAATTGGAGTCAAAAAAGTAAATATATTTTTGGGAAATCAGGAAAAGGAAAGTTTTCCAACCGGTTTAATGTTGCAGGAGGACGTTGGGTTACCGTTTATGGGTTAAAATATGAACCTAAAATAGCAGATGCAAGAGGTTATGTAGTAACTAACAATCGTAAGCAAATCAGCAAATTTGAATCTTCAAGTGCGCAATTAAATCAAATTTATCAAGTTAATTTAAATACCTATTTAGCCAATACTATGGATGGTATTTTGGTAGATTGTCCACATCGTGAACGACGTGGTTGGGGAGAAGTAACCGTTGCCGCTATGTATGGTGATGCGTTGCCCAATTTTGAAAGTGGCGCGTATATGGATCAATATTTACAATATACTAGAGATGCACAATTTCCAGATGGTCAAACTAGAGCAGTTTTAAACGAAGAAGATCGTCCGTTTTTAATGTGGAAAGCAAATAATCCACTAACCGTTTGGGAAACCTACAGAATGTTAGGCGATAAAAAAGTCTTAGAAGATAATTACCAATCGATGCAAAAATGGATGACTTGGTTGTATGAGCATTCTAATTATAAAACTGGTGGTGCTTTAATAATTGGTGAGCAAGGAAAAAGAGAAATGCCAGGTTTGGGAGATTGGTGTACGCCACGTGGAAATTTCTGGACAAGTAGTAATTCTCCAGACGCAGCACATTTTAACAATTGTTTATATGCTTTTATGTTAGAAAATGCGATGCATATTTCAGAGGCACTGAATAAAACTGAAGATGCGCTAGCTTATAAAAATAGATTGAAAGTGCAGCAAGAAGCAACCCATAAACTGTCTTACAATCCAGAAACGGGTAAATATTTAAAGGGGTATCAAGTAGATCAAGCTTTTGCACTTTTATCGGGAGTAACACCAGCATCAGAAAAAGAAAAAGCAGAGGCGCAATTGGTTAATAATGTGTTGTATGATTTTCCATATTACGATACAGGTAGTTCTGGTCAAGCCCTTTATACACGCTATTTTACAGAGTCTGGTGAGCGTATGGATTTAATTTATGAGTTGTTAAGAGACAAACACCATCCTAGTTATGGCTATTTTCTAGAACAAGGTAAAACGGTATGGCCAGAGCGTTGGTCTGCGGTAGGAAATAGTCAAATTCACACTTGTTACACAGGTATTGGTGGGTATTTTATTAAAGGTTTTGGTGGAATTAGACCAAACCCAGAAAGTTTAGGAATGCAAAATATGATTATAAAACCAGCTCCTGTTGGCGATTTAACCTATGCCAATACAGCATACGAATCGATGTATGGTAATGTGGTTGTTAATTGGACAAAGAAATCGAACACAGCTACATTTCATATTGAAGTTCCCGTAAATACAACTGCAAAAGTGTTTTTGCCAGCAATAAGTAAAGAGGTTATAAAAGAAAGCGGTGTTTTAGCTGAGAATACTGAAAACATAACCTATGTAGGAACAGAAAAAAATAAAGCTGTTGGTAATTATGTGATTTATAATGTTACCTCAGGAGTTTACAATTTTAAAGTAGATAAATTGCCTGTAACTCAATTTCCAGAACCGTTACAAAACACAGAGAATTTGGCAAAATTAGGTAGAATGAATGCATCCTCTATGTTTATTCAAACAGAAAAATTACCCGTTTTTGAAGCTTTTAGAGTAAATGATGAAGATGATGAAACGCGTTGGTTAGCTACAGAAACCAAAAATCAATACCTAGAAGTAGAGTGGGTAAAGCCACAAACTTTTAATAAGGTAGTTATTGATGAATTTGAAAATAATATTACCTCATATAAATTACAATATTGGGATAATGGTACGTGGAAAGATCTTGTAAGTGATACCACTTGTGGTGCAAATAAAACGCATAAATTTGATGCTATTACAGCTACAAAATGTAGAATTTATATTATTGGTGCTAAAAAAGCGCCGTCGATTTCAGAAATAAAAATATATCAATCTAATTAA
- a CDS encoding SGNH/GDSL hydrolase family protein, which yields MEVLRFRYFITLCCVALFCGCTASRSLIAKDIDAHNYLSKVKQELLKKWPDNKTINIVFHGHSVPSGYFKTPNVNTLAAYPHLVLEKLKEKYPYAVINTIVTGIGGENSVKGVARFKNTVLNHKPDVLFIDYALNDRRVGLEKAKKAWEYMIVKALKNDILVILLTPSPDTRVDYNNPENELKQHTDQIRLLAKKYNVGLVDSYKAFEYLYSDSEELKKYMAQINHPNKKGHELIANEIIKYFE from the coding sequence ATGGAGGTCTTAAGATTTAGGTATTTTATCACTTTATGTTGTGTAGCCCTTTTTTGTGGTTGCACAGCGTCTCGTTCTTTAATTGCTAAAGATATAGATGCACATAATTATTTGTCTAAAGTAAAACAAGAACTTTTAAAAAAGTGGCCAGATAATAAAACCATAAACATTGTGTTTCACGGTCATAGTGTGCCGTCAGGGTATTTTAAAACACCAAATGTAAATACACTAGCTGCGTATCCGCATTTGGTTTTAGAAAAGTTAAAAGAAAAATATCCGTATGCGGTAATAAATACAATTGTAACAGGTATTGGTGGAGAAAACTCTGTAAAGGGTGTTGCTAGGTTTAAAAATACTGTTTTAAACCACAAACCAGATGTGCTTTTTATAGACTACGCTTTAAATGATAGACGTGTTGGTTTAGAAAAAGCAAAAAAAGCGTGGGAGTACATGATAGTAAAGGCATTAAAAAATGATATACTTGTTATATTATTAACACCTTCTCCAGACACGAGAGTTGATTATAATAACCCTGAAAATGAATTAAAACAGCATACAGATCAAATTAGGCTACTTGCCAAAAAATATAATGTAGGTTTAGTAGATAGTTATAAAGCGTTCGAATACCTTTATAGCGATTCAGAAGAACTAAAAAAATACATGGCACAAATAAATCATCCTAATAAAAAAGGGCATGAGTTAATTGCTAATGAGATTATTAAATATTTTGAATAA
- a CDS encoding T9SS type A sorting domain-containing protein: MNKILLNYFFLIVATVTVNAQDYPFNLPDNLEATVNINSASTETYNNLLLGTNIHHFKTATEKNFIKLFDPITVRFPHGLWSNWYDWRRDVSRLYGEEKFDYKQGTNGNIKNVEVGLLSTIKIFDSANIKVGIDGLTGLNTDKKKETGKGYDLMWTFNMSADGTDFNNGSPESILRYNDLISRGFEVKAIEMGNECFYPGQRSSIIPNSEDYIARAKSMSAALKAQDPEIRVSIPLLRKSSWANPNWNKDLTADLSYFDAVSVHTYVGADPDNAADSDEAYGTSLIARKLLASSINDYAKKVAPNKPIWLTEWGVKSGGPNAVSALGAIDCFLYMSENQDVFERANWFSVNGKLNTMLVWEKYTASNGKIKDRIKYPLEKSLFGSAYEITRSVLENSTLIASDVQVPNLVDGVKAVSVRVVNKDDKTIVFVLNLTNKEVPFTVNIDGVTYDKTYKHKALSFSSMDEERALGFDVDPLTLINEGDEKIMLPKFSINTIELSNTILSNNSYTKKHIIVVSPNPNKGEFKIKTTNAEQSQYRIYSITGVEIQKGQFVSEETIRLKREEKGIYILQIENNNNTSTHKIIVD; encoded by the coding sequence ATGAATAAAATACTACTAAATTATTTCTTTTTAATAGTAGCTACAGTAACTGTAAACGCCCAAGATTATCCTTTTAATTTACCAGATAACCTAGAGGCAACAGTTAATATAAATAGCGCATCTACAGAAACGTATAATAATTTATTGTTAGGAACAAATATTCATCATTTTAAAACTGCTACAGAAAAGAATTTTATAAAACTGTTTGATCCTATTACAGTACGGTTTCCACATGGTTTATGGTCTAATTGGTACGATTGGAGACGTGATGTAAGTCGTCTTTACGGAGAAGAAAAATTTGATTATAAGCAAGGAACTAATGGTAATATTAAAAATGTAGAAGTTGGTTTACTTTCAACCATAAAAATATTTGATAGTGCGAACATAAAAGTAGGAATAGATGGCTTAACGGGTTTAAATACAGACAAAAAAAAAGAAACTGGTAAAGGCTACGATTTGATGTGGACTTTTAATATGAGTGCAGATGGTACTGATTTTAATAACGGAAGTCCTGAAAGTATATTAAGGTATAATGATTTAATTAGTCGTGGTTTTGAAGTAAAAGCGATAGAAATGGGTAACGAATGTTTTTACCCTGGGCAAAGAAGTTCAATCATACCAAACTCAGAAGACTATATTGCTAGAGCAAAATCGATGTCTGCAGCATTAAAAGCACAAGATCCAGAAATAAGAGTTTCAATACCTTTACTAAGAAAAAGCAGTTGGGCTAACCCAAATTGGAACAAAGATTTAACAGCAGATCTATCTTATTTTGATGCGGTTTCGGTTCATACATATGTTGGGGCAGATCCAGATAATGCAGCAGATAGTGATGAAGCCTATGGTACATCACTTATTGCTCGTAAACTTTTAGCAAGTTCAATAAATGATTATGCAAAAAAAGTAGCACCCAATAAACCTATTTGGTTAACAGAGTGGGGTGTAAAATCTGGTGGGCCAAATGCTGTATCTGCACTTGGTGCCATAGATTGTTTTTTATATATGAGTGAAAATCAAGATGTTTTTGAGCGTGCAAATTGGTTTAGCGTTAATGGAAAATTAAACACCATGTTAGTTTGGGAAAAATATACAGCGTCTAATGGAAAAATAAAAGATAGAATAAAATATCCTTTAGAAAAATCATTATTTGGATCTGCTTATGAAATTACGCGCTCAGTATTAGAAAACAGTACATTAATAGCTAGCGATGTGCAAGTGCCAAACCTTGTAGATGGCGTAAAAGCGGTAAGTGTAAGAGTTGTTAATAAAGATGATAAGACTATTGTTTTTGTTTTAAATCTTACAAATAAAGAAGTTCCTTTTACTGTAAATATAGACGGTGTTACATATGATAAAACATACAAACACAAAGCATTATCTTTTTCTAGTATGGACGAAGAAAGAGCTTTAGGTTTTGATGTAGATCCTTTAACATTAATTAATGAAGGGGATGAAAAAATAATGTTACCTAAGTTTTCTATAAATACTATTGAGTTATCTAATACAATATTATCTAACAATAGCTATACAAAAAAGCATATTATAGTGGTAAGCCCTAATCCAAATAAGGGTGAGTTTAAAATAAAAACGACAAATGCAGAGCAATCTCAATATAGAATCTATTCAATTACAGGGGTAGAGATTCAAAAAGGACAATTTGTATCTGAAGAAACTATTCGATTAAAAAGAGAGGAAAAAGGTATATACATTCTTCAAATAGAGAATAATAATAACACCTCTACCCATAAAATAATTGTTGATTAA
- a CDS encoding InlB B-repeat-containing protein, which produces MVLFCLSFFFIEAQVTLSTDFTDNSYKNEPLHNIWDVANRISPTNGSNIRPGLKMNIVRMVGGIRKVVNGVSQKDLDFDPCLYDSISNTYVYRWEPLIERLDKVVNSQTEILQIALDQPPWAFQHGYTFIPEGTRDNINFRENEKMSIYGNSLPPANKQAYHDFIKALMTKLVETYGEDQVLKWRFRVGSEIETPDHWFGTKQDFIEHFENTEKAVRSILPNAIIGLHTRAPGFLFKNGTELNYKGEPFASFSDDLIEYSFDNNLRYDFWGISDYVIIGNSSLRNMKDKYDNLFAGLVDHPKWNANTKIDLMEYATTTTMNGADGKGFINNATSHAEIVELAFSNIFYKNKDKGLEFVYRWGNGSGTEDPPAITSLNTMNGLTHYTTELSGSPNTSTNELDAIFTKNEETDEYDALIYNYNSNSLTYRANESVNLSFSTDLPVGTTYYFRSLSYGEDNNKLQNFLKENPNTVKSGFNNRGDASRILTEAGLTAYNSYINPNPHEYSEWTSVVTTSRTDGGNGSVITVNTELPSFAFQKFEFRSDAFFVKPIAPTSVVWTTTEDFLPWSAVTSGVAVNADNDKLTLDFSDGFAFPMSAITGLNINSELFGTLRMVVKNSTGEPSLQIAANVPGTQFASGRVKITIPNDNEWYTIDVNLTNWSHWSGTINELKVYSRINTGSIVFDKMEFIPLETASTYNVTLTQEGNGLLNYTSGTAFSGQEFSLNAIANEGWEFQSWTGDIISTDNPLDITVNSDLNIKAVFIKKTLSVKENSLNNIAVYPNPSNNGVFTINTPLDQSWEVYSITGNKILIGNGDKVDISSFSKGMYILKIGSTFKKLLYN; this is translated from the coding sequence ATGGTATTATTTTGCCTAAGCTTTTTCTTTATAGAAGCCCAAGTAACGCTGTCTACAGATTTTACAGATAATAGTTATAAAAATGAACCTTTGCACAATATTTGGGATGTTGCCAATCGTATAAGTCCTACAAACGGATCTAACATAAGACCTGGTCTTAAAATGAATATTGTTAGAATGGTTGGTGGTATTAGAAAAGTTGTGAATGGGGTTTCTCAAAAAGATTTAGATTTCGATCCATGTCTTTACGATTCAATAAGTAACACCTATGTTTATAGATGGGAACCACTTATTGAGAGACTTGATAAAGTGGTAAATTCTCAAACAGAGATTCTTCAAATAGCATTAGATCAACCGCCATGGGCTTTTCAGCATGGTTATACATTTATTCCAGAAGGAACTAGAGATAATATAAATTTCCGTGAAAACGAAAAGATGTCTATCTATGGGAACTCATTACCTCCTGCCAATAAACAAGCATATCATGATTTTATAAAGGCCTTAATGACTAAATTAGTGGAAACTTATGGAGAAGATCAGGTTTTAAAATGGCGTTTTAGAGTAGGGTCTGAGATTGAAACACCAGATCATTGGTTTGGTACAAAACAAGATTTTATAGAGCATTTTGAAAATACCGAAAAAGCTGTTAGATCCATATTACCTAATGCTATTATTGGGCTTCATACAAGAGCTCCAGGTTTTTTATTTAAAAACGGAACCGAATTAAATTATAAAGGAGAACCTTTTGCATCATTTTCTGACGATCTTATCGAGTATTCTTTTGATAATAATTTAAGATATGATTTTTGGGGAATATCAGATTATGTAATAATTGGCAATAGTTCTTTAAGAAACATGAAGGATAAATATGATAACCTTTTTGCAGGATTAGTAGATCACCCAAAATGGAATGCAAATACCAAAATAGATTTGATGGAATATGCTACTACAACGACTATGAATGGAGCTGATGGTAAGGGGTTTATAAATAATGCAACCTCGCATGCAGAAATTGTAGAATTAGCTTTTTCTAATATTTTTTATAAAAATAAAGACAAAGGTTTAGAGTTTGTTTATAGGTGGGGAAATGGATCGGGTACAGAAGATCCACCAGCAATTACAAGTTTAAATACCATGAATGGTTTAACACATTATACTACTGAACTGTCAGGTTCGCCAAATACATCAACCAATGAATTAGATGCCATTTTTACTAAAAATGAAGAGACTGACGAGTATGATGCTTTGATTTATAATTATAACTCAAATTCTTTAACTTATAGAGCTAATGAATCTGTAAACCTTTCATTTTCTACGGATTTACCGGTAGGTACAACTTATTATTTCCGAAGCTTATCGTACGGAGAAGACAATAATAAACTTCAAAATTTTTTAAAAGAAAATCCTAACACTGTTAAATCTGGTTTTAATAATAGAGGTGATGCAAGTCGTATATTAACAGAGGCAGGTTTAACAGCTTATAATTCATATATAAATCCTAATCCGCATGAGTATAGTGAATGGACAAGTGTAGTAACTACATCTCGTACAGATGGAGGAAACGGTTCTGTTATAACTGTAAACACAGAACTTCCGTCTTTTGCTTTTCAGAAATTTGAATTTAGATCGGACGCCTTTTTTGTAAAACCTATAGCGCCAACGTCTGTAGTATGGACAACCACTGAAGATTTTTTACCATGGTCTGCTGTAACTAGTGGTGTTGCCGTAAATGCAGATAATGATAAACTTACATTAGATTTTTCAGATGGATTTGCTTTTCCAATGTCAGCTATTACAGGATTAAATATTAATTCAGAGCTTTTTGGAACATTAAGGATGGTTGTTAAAAACAGTACTGGAGAGCCAAGTCTTCAAATAGCGGCTAATGTTCCTGGTACACAATTTGCCTCAGGTAGAGTAAAAATAACTATTCCTAATGATAATGAATGGTATACTATTGATGTAAATCTTACAAATTGGTCGCATTGGTCAGGTACTATTAACGAACTTAAAGTGTACAGTAGAATAAACACAGGAAGTATTGTTTTTGATAAAATGGAGTTTATTCCTTTAGAAACGGCTTCTACATACAATGTTACACTTACACAAGAAGGTAATGGATTGTTAAATTATACAAGTGGAACAGCTTTTTCCGGACAGGAGTTTAGTTTAAATGCCATTGCTAACGAAGGTTGGGAATTTCAAAGCTGGACAGGAGACATTATAAGTACAGATAATCCGTTGGATATTACAGTAAATTCAGATTTAAATATAAAAGCAGTTTTTATTAAAAAAACTTTATCTGTAAAAGAAAATTCGCTTAATAATATAGCGGTATATCCTAATCCTAGTAATAACGGTGTTTTTACTATAAATACACCTCTAGATCAAAGTTGGGAAGTTTATAGTATTACAGGCAATAAAATTTTAATTGGTAATGGCGATAAAGTTGATATATCTTCATTTTCAAAAGGGATGTATATATTAAAAATAGGAAGTACGTTTAAAAAGCTACTTTATAATTAA